The genomic interval AACAAGGATACTGGAAtttaatgtctctctctctctcgctctctcccacagcttttaaacatttcaaaagtTTGGGAATATCAGTTTTCTGGATACAAACCCACAGGGCAGGGAAATTTAGTCTGTCTGTGTCTGTGCGTGTGCATAAATTATGAATTTGCTATTGGGTGAAGTCTCTGATGTTTGACCAGTGTTTGTTTCTGCCTGAATCTCCTCCCACAGTCAGTGCAGcgaaatggcttctctcctgtgtggattctctggtggaTGATGAGGTCGGCCAGTCGAACAAACCTTCGCTCACACTCATCACAGGGataaggcttctctcctgtgtgaattttcTGGTGTCTGGTGAGAGAAGAGAGTTGATTGAATCTTTTCCCACACTCCTCACAGCTGTGGGGCTTCTCACCTGAGTGAGTCCGTCGGTGCCTGTGAAGGTGAGAAAGCTGATTGAATCTCCGGCCACATTCATCACAGGTATGAGGTCTTTCTTCCGAGTGAGTCCTCTGGTGCCTGGTTAAAGCGGATGAAGCAATGAACCTTTTCCCACATTCAGGGCAACCATAGGGCCTCTGCCCCATGTGGATCCTTTTGTGCACTGTGAGAGCGGAGAGGTGGCTGAAACATTTCTGGCAGTAGGTGCAGCGGTAGGGCCTTtcacctgtgtggattctctggtggcTGACAAGATGTGCCCGCTGGCTAAAGGTTTCCCCACATTCAGTACAGGCATgaggcttctcccctgtgtgaatcCTCTGATGCCGTGTGAGATGTGAGAACTGGTTAAACCTGGCCCCACACTCAGCACAGCGGAAGggtttctcacctgtgtggaTGTGCTGGTGTTTGGCCAGGTCTGATGGGCAATTGAAACGTTTTCCACATTCGGCACAGGGATggggtttctccccagtgtgtaTTCTCTGATGTCTGGTAAGATGGGACATTTGGATGAAGCTTTTGGGGCAGTGGCTGCAGTGATAAGGTTTCTCCCCTGAATGAGTTTTCAAgtgtttggccaagcctgagggGCGCGTAAATCTTTTCCCACACTGAGCACAGGCATGGGGTCTGTCCTTCCTGTGGATGCCGCTGTGAGCTCGGAGTTCCTCCTGTCCTCGAAACCTTTTCCCACAATCTGGACACTGAAAGTACTGTCCAGCTCTTCCCAAAAACTTGGCACCTGTTAAGtatttaaacaaacaatttaatTTGGATTTGCTCCAAAAATGTGATTCTGTGGGCAGGGACCCAGGgtaaaaatataaatccattcTGCTTATGACACAGAATTTGTTAAAGTAGTTGTACTCCGAATcaccttaccaaaaaaaaaaaaaaaaaaaaagcaatgaagTACAGTATAGAAAAATTACTGCTAAATAAAGTGTGGCAGATTAATTGGACTTTCACATACACTCACAAACCTGAATGCCAAATCTGGAGGGTAAAGTAGATAAATAGAATACTGTAGTAGCATAACAGTTTAagtcatctgcttttaaaatagagTGTGAGTTCTAGAGCTTGTCTACACTGAGGAAAAATGCTAGACTTACGCCCATGCCAGTACTA from Sceloporus undulatus isolate JIND9_A2432 ecotype Alabama chromosome 6, SceUnd_v1.1, whole genome shotgun sequence carries:
- the LOC121935747 gene encoding zinc finger protein 883-like produces the protein MNNPERGMEEPNPARPELGEGAGKSSRIIQAGAVSEFLRWATPQQSTVERQEGMAAHGEAQWQEILRTVQASHSGWASSQLPELPPWDDLSTFERVADACQWPRGEGMAKFLPTPFSGEAQQTFNTLEARDRRDFGKVKAAILRGDVANIERQRQHFRQFRYQDAEGPREVCSRLREFCHRWLEPENRTKEQILEMLILEQFLMILPKEIQNQVQARGPETCAQAVALAEGFLLRQHERIEREQQVSRTVQGGGANCSEIPWPHINIRPRQTYKEAKQQDNGNSNTLGAKFLGRAGQYFQCPDCGKRFRGQEELRAHSGIHRKDRPHACAQCGKRFTRPSGLAKHLKTHSGEKPYHCSHCPKSFIQMSHLTRHQRIHTGEKPHPCAECGKRFNCPSDLAKHQHIHTGEKPFRCAECGARFNQFSHLTRHQRIHTGEKPHACTECGETFSQRAHLVSHQRIHTGERPYRCTYCQKCFSHLSALTVHKRIHMGQRPYGCPECGKRFIASSALTRHQRTHSEERPHTCDECGRRFNQLSHLHRHRRTHSGEKPHSCEECGKRFNQLSSLTRHQKIHTGEKPYPCDECERRFVRLADLIIHQRIHTGEKPFRCTDCGRRFRQKQTLVKHQRLHPIANS